Proteins from one Vanessa atalanta chromosome 15, ilVanAtal1.2, whole genome shotgun sequence genomic window:
- the LOC125069521 gene encoding protein ALP1-like gives MHGASNTLCANLNPALECDVEDHDNFFRIPKNLFDDLLRKVEKRIEKKDTLFREALPARLKLEVTLRYLAIGDSYKSSYYLFRVSPSIMSSFIPEVCDALYDALADYIKVPNTEQKWMDIKAGFQLKWNFPGCIGAIDGKHINLRAPACRGSEFYNYKKTFSIVLLACVDDDYSFTYIDIGAKGRYSDGGVFSNCSLKRAIGDGSLNIPAESVIVADAAFPLQNNIMKPYPGNNLTTRQTIFNYRLSRARRIVENAFGILASRFRIFEKPIANNVKNTIKITRTSCALHNWLRKNDSNYLEPGLADYEDISTGITINGSWRQVPLRNFENMGEDNTLTENGTTIRDRFADYFSSEGAVPRQTRFIH, from the exons ATGCACGGTGCTTCTAATACGTTGTGTGCGAACTTGAATCCGGCATTGGAATGTGATGTAGAAGATCATGATAATTTTTTCAGAATACCTAAAAACTTATTTGAcgatttattgagaaaggtagaaaaaagaattgaaaaaaaagacaCATTATTTCGTGAGGCTCTTCCTGCAAGATTAAAACTTGAGGTCACCTTACGTTATTTAGCTATTGGAGATTCTTACAAAAGTTCATATTACTTATTTCGTGTGTCCCCTTCTATTATGAGCAGTTTTATACCAGAAGTGTGTGACGCGCTCTATGATGCACTGgcagattatataa AGGTCCCAAACACAGAACAAAAATGGATGGATATAAAAGCTGGATTTCAGTTAAAGTGGAATTTTCCTGGATGTATTGGGGCAATTGATGGTAAACATATAAACTTGCGAGCTCCAGCCTGTAGGGGATCTGagttctataattataaaaaaacttttagcaTTGTTTTACTAGCTTGTGTCGATGATGATTATTCATTCACTTATATTGATATTGGAGCAAAGGGCAGATATTCTGACGGCGGAGTTTTTAGTAATTGTTCTTTAAAACGAGCAATTGGTGACGGTAGTCTGAATATTCCAGCAGAAAGTGTTATTGTTGCGGATGCTGCATTCCcgcttcaaaataatataatgaaaccaTACCCGGGAAATAATCTAACGACACggcaaacaatttttaattaccgtCTTTCAAGGGCTCGGCGAATTGTAGAAAATGCGTTCGGTATATTGGCAAGCCGATTTCGAATTTTTGAAAAACCAATAGCCAACAACGTCAagaataccataaaaataacaaGGACATCTTGCGCGCTTCATAATTGGCTAAGAAAAAATGATTCTAATTATCTTGAACCTGGACTTGCGGATTATGAAGATATCTCTACTGGTATAACAATTAATGGCTCCTGGAGACAAGTACCTCTTCGAAACTTCGAGAACATGGGAGAAGATAATACCTTAACTGAAAATGGGACAACAATTCGGGATAGATTCGCTGATTACTTCAGTAGTGAAGGTGCAGTGCCGAGGCAAACAAGATTTATTCACTAA